One Sanguibacter sp. HDW7 DNA window includes the following coding sequences:
- the fliD gene encoding flagellar filament capping protein FliD, producing MAGIGIDGIVSGLETSKIINQLLQLEANQQTLLSMKKTSTSAVVSALQGLNTRFASLAESATKIADPASWTAVTARSSSTAVTVSVDSRATAGSLRLTVDALATAQSSLVDVPADLDPANPALVLRVGSGTPVTVTALSTDPRDLAAAVNKADLGVRASIINVGTAGAPEHRLQLTAKSTGAANDFSVEAVTTSGTRAVGLTEISAASDAQVTLFPGSAAERTVTSTSNAVTGLVDGVTLTLGATTTEPVTVDLTRDDAALTKSAKGLVSNLNVLLEEIASRTKASTTTNEDGSTRLNPGVLASESLVRGLGTEMLSAAGLTVDGESLGSIGITLGRDGRYAFDEKAFGDALAGDPAKAQALTTALASATGDIAKRASDTSDGTLTSRIRGGEDTVKDLGNRIIAWDDRLAVRRAALERTYAALEVSLSKLNSTSSWLEQQINQLSSGTKK from the coding sequence ATGGCCGGCATCGGCATCGACGGCATCGTCTCGGGTCTCGAGACGTCGAAGATCATCAACCAGCTCTTGCAGCTCGAGGCGAACCAGCAGACCCTCCTCAGCATGAAGAAGACGTCGACCTCGGCCGTCGTCTCCGCGCTCCAGGGCCTCAACACTCGCTTCGCCTCCCTCGCCGAGTCCGCGACGAAGATCGCCGACCCGGCCTCGTGGACCGCCGTCACCGCGAGGTCGAGCTCGACGGCCGTCACGGTCTCCGTCGACAGCAGGGCCACGGCCGGCTCCCTCCGCCTCACCGTCGACGCCCTCGCGACCGCGCAGTCCTCGCTCGTCGACGTCCCCGCCGACCTCGACCCCGCGAACCCCGCGCTCGTGCTCCGCGTCGGCTCCGGCACCCCGGTGACGGTCACCGCGCTGAGCACCGACCCGCGCGACCTCGCCGCGGCCGTCAACAAGGCTGATCTCGGTGTGCGCGCCTCGATCATCAACGTCGGCACCGCCGGCGCCCCCGAGCACAGGCTCCAGCTCACCGCGAAGAGCACCGGTGCGGCGAACGACTTCTCCGTCGAGGCCGTGACGACGAGCGGCACGCGCGCCGTCGGCCTCACCGAGATCTCCGCGGCCTCCGACGCGCAGGTCACCCTCTTCCCCGGCAGCGCCGCCGAGCGCACCGTGACGAGCACGTCGAACGCCGTCACCGGGCTGGTCGACGGAGTCACCCTCACGCTCGGCGCGACGACGACCGAGCCCGTCACGGTCGACCTCACCCGCGACGACGCGGCGCTCACGAAGAGTGCCAAGGGCCTCGTGTCCAATCTCAACGTCCTGCTCGAGGAGATCGCCTCGCGGACGAAGGCGTCGACGACGACGAACGAGGACGGCTCGACCAGGCTCAACCCCGGGGTGCTCGCGAGCGAGAGCCTCGTCCGCGGCCTCGGCACCGAGATGCTCTCGGCCGCCGGCCTCACCGTCGATGGGGAGTCCCTCGGGAGCATCGGCATCACGCTCGGCCGTGACGGCCGCTACGCGTTCGACGAGAAGGCCTTCGGCGACGCCCTCGCCGGCGACCCGGCCAAGGCCCAGGCGCTCACGACCGCGCTCGCCAGCGCGACCGGCGACATCGCCAAGCGCGCCTCCGACACCTCCGACGGAACCCTCACGTCCCGCATCCGCGGCGGCGAGGACACCGTCAAGGACCTCGGCAACCGCATCATCGCGTGGGACGACCGCCTCGCCGTCCGCCGCGCCGCCCTCGAGCGCACGTACGCGGCACTCGAGGTCTCGCTCTCGAAGCTCAACTCGACGTCGAGCTGGCTCGAGCAGCAGATCAACCAGCTGAGCTCGGGGACGAAGAAGTGA
- a CDS encoding flagellar export protein FliJ has product MSRQFRLASLLRVRKVQEDEAASQLASANREVSEARERTARASARLAGSTLDGSVPVGVWHAITASRAAMRRELEDAQSLVSARCAARDEAERVWLEARGRVRTFERLEEQHDAQVAADELAEEQKSLDEVAGRRPATYEQEEQG; this is encoded by the coding sequence ATGAGCAGGCAGTTCAGGCTCGCCTCGCTGCTGCGGGTGCGCAAGGTCCAGGAGGACGAGGCCGCCTCGCAGCTCGCGAGCGCGAACCGTGAGGTGTCCGAGGCGCGCGAGCGCACCGCGCGCGCGTCCGCGCGGCTAGCCGGCTCGACGCTCGACGGGTCCGTCCCGGTCGGCGTCTGGCACGCGATCACCGCGTCGCGCGCTGCGATGCGCCGCGAGCTCGAGGACGCCCAGTCGCTCGTCAGCGCGCGCTGCGCCGCCCGCGACGAGGCCGAGCGCGTGTGGCTCGAGGCTCGTGGTCGAGTGCGGACGTTCGAACGTCTCGAGGAGCAGCACGACGCGCAGGTCGCGGCGGACGAGCTCGCGGAGGAGCAGAAGTCGCTCGACGAGGTCGCGGGACGCCGTCCCGCGACGTACGAGCAGGAGGAGCAGGGATGA
- the flgB gene encoding flagellar basal body rod protein FlgB: MLESVTLSALASALDGLADRQRAIADNVANVQTPGYHAKRVAFEEQLLSAVRSGEGHVAATTERSLEPTRLDGNNVNLDTETLSNIDTVLRVQLATRAVDGKFSSVRTALRS, from the coding sequence GTGCTCGAATCCGTGACCCTGTCAGCGCTCGCGAGCGCACTTGACGGCCTGGCCGACCGCCAACGTGCGATCGCCGACAACGTCGCCAACGTCCAGACCCCGGGCTACCACGCCAAGCGCGTCGCGTTCGAGGAGCAGCTGCTGAGCGCCGTCCGCTCGGGCGAGGGTCACGTCGCCGCGACGACGGAGCGCAGCCTCGAGCCCACCCGCCTCGACGGCAACAACGTCAACCTCGACACCGAGACGCTCTCGAACATCGACACCGTGCTGCGCGTCCAGCTCGCCACGCGCGCCGTCGACGGCAAGTTCAGCTCGGTCCGCACCGCACTGAGGAGCTGA
- the fliF gene encoding flagellar basal-body MS-ring/collar protein FliF yields the protein MPEKFSVALGRVGGAVREFTVAQRTLALIGLAGIALVVVALFVWTNRPTYAPLLTGLSAKDASAVVDVLESEGVAYELADGGGSVLVGRDDVYRMRLATAAAGLPADSSQGGYSLLDDMGMSSSEFQQTTTYKRALEGELAATIGALDGVRAASVRLALPEKSVFVSETPDATASVFVTLDRGTTLSSDQVQAVTHLVSASIEGMRSTDVAVVDSSGTVLSAVGASPGAADGGTDKRVSAYEGRVAAAVQTMLDRIVGHGRAVVSVTADLDLDNRTTTSEKFETPEERLPLTEKTSHEEFTGSGNGGAGVLGPDNIAVPGGSGNGDGTYLNESSTVTNAVDKITEITEQTPGTVRRQSVSVAVDSATGNALDMVDLQQLVATAAGIDTARGDVVTVQRMAFDTSAADAAAEALAAEAAAAEAGAREELIRNAGIAGVALLALIVLAFALRRRRTPVEPERLALDLGEIGVRTLSSDPTALALDVVDEAQRTLVAARPVDRAQIEADAKRAEVMTAADEDPSDMADRIRALMDSGARS from the coding sequence ATGCCCGAGAAGTTCTCCGTCGCCCTCGGGCGCGTCGGCGGCGCCGTCCGCGAGTTCACCGTCGCGCAGCGCACGCTCGCCCTCATCGGGCTCGCGGGCATCGCGCTCGTCGTCGTCGCGCTCTTCGTGTGGACCAACCGCCCCACGTACGCCCCCCTCCTCACGGGCTTGTCCGCGAAGGACGCGAGCGCCGTCGTCGATGTGCTCGAGAGCGAGGGCGTCGCCTACGAGCTCGCGGACGGTGGTGGCTCCGTCCTCGTCGGACGTGACGACGTCTACCGCATGCGCCTCGCTACCGCCGCCGCAGGCCTGCCCGCCGACTCGAGCCAGGGCGGCTACTCGCTCCTCGACGACATGGGCATGAGCTCGTCGGAGTTCCAGCAGACGACGACGTACAAGCGCGCTCTCGAGGGCGAGCTCGCTGCGACGATCGGCGCCCTCGACGGCGTGCGCGCCGCCTCCGTGCGCCTTGCTCTCCCCGAGAAGTCCGTGTTCGTCTCCGAGACCCCCGACGCGACCGCGTCCGTCTTCGTCACCCTCGACCGCGGCACGACGCTCAGCAGCGACCAGGTCCAGGCCGTCACCCACCTCGTGTCCGCGTCGATCGAGGGGATGAGGTCGACCGACGTCGCCGTCGTCGACTCGTCCGGCACGGTCCTGTCAGCGGTCGGTGCGTCCCCCGGCGCGGCTGACGGCGGCACCGACAAGCGCGTCAGCGCCTACGAGGGTCGCGTCGCCGCTGCCGTCCAGACGATGCTCGACCGCATCGTCGGCCACGGGCGTGCCGTCGTCTCCGTCACCGCCGACCTCGACCTCGACAACCGCACGACCACGTCGGAGAAGTTCGAGACCCCCGAGGAACGTCTGCCGCTCACGGAGAAGACCAGCCACGAGGAGTTCACGGGCTCGGGCAACGGCGGCGCGGGCGTCCTCGGCCCCGACAATATCGCCGTCCCCGGCGGCTCGGGCAACGGCGACGGCACGTACCTCAACGAGTCGAGCACCGTCACCAACGCGGTCGACAAGATCACCGAGATCACCGAGCAGACGCCCGGCACCGTCCGCCGCCAGTCCGTGTCCGTCGCCGTCGACTCCGCGACCGGCAACGCGCTCGACATGGTCGACCTCCAGCAGCTCGTCGCGACCGCCGCCGGCATCGACACCGCACGTGGCGACGTCGTCACCGTCCAGCGCATGGCGTTCGACACGAGCGCCGCCGACGCGGCCGCCGAGGCCCTCGCCGCCGAGGCGGCCGCCGCCGAGGCCGGCGCGCGCGAGGAGCTCATCCGCAACGCAGGTATTGCCGGCGTCGCTCTCCTCGCACTCATCGTCCTCGCGTTCGCCCTGCGCCGACGCCGCACGCCCGTCGAGCCCGAGCGCCTCGCCCTCGACCTCGGGGAGATCGGTGTCCGGACTCTCTCCTCCGACCCGACCGCGCTCGCGCTCGACGTCGTCGACGAGGCCCAGCGCACGCTCGTCGCCGCCCGCCCCGTCGACCGGGCCCAGATCGAGGCCGACGCCAAGCGCGCCGAGGTCATGACCGCCGCCGACGAGGACCCCTCCGACATGGCCGACCGGATCCGCGCACTCATGGACTCGGGGGCCCGCTCATGA
- a CDS encoding FliI/YscN family ATPase translates to MTWATVLEAARPELVGRVREAVGLSVEVEGLRCAIGDLVELGADRLPAEVVAASGSVLRCMPLAPAVGIRTGLEARSAHGPLRVPVGPGLLGRVLDGLGRPIDGRGPLRDVRRVPVDHAAPHPLERARVAEPLHLGVRVLDTLTSVGRGQRIGLFAGSGVGKSTLLSMVARGTEAEVSVIALVGERGREVREFLEDDLGPEGLARSVVVVATSDQPALVRRRSAFVATRIAEDLRDQGRHAVLMMDSLTRVAMAQREIGLSVGEPPATRGYPPSTFSVLAELLERAGTGVAGSVTGIYTVLVDGDDHNEPIADAARSILDGHVVLDRRLATAGHFPAVDALGSISRVASRVTDAAQRGDATELRRVMAARRSVQDLVDVGAYVAGANPLVDAALAHSDEIDDFLRQPVEAAATAADSWQRLAELVERLGTRRAAA, encoded by the coding sequence ATGACCTGGGCGACCGTCCTCGAGGCGGCGCGCCCCGAGCTCGTCGGGCGCGTCCGCGAGGCCGTCGGGCTCTCCGTCGAGGTCGAGGGGCTGCGCTGCGCGATCGGTGATCTCGTCGAGCTCGGAGCCGACCGTCTTCCCGCCGAGGTCGTCGCGGCCTCCGGCAGTGTCCTGCGCTGCATGCCGCTCGCCCCGGCCGTCGGCATCCGCACGGGCCTCGAGGCGCGCTCCGCGCACGGCCCGCTGCGCGTGCCCGTCGGCCCCGGCCTGCTGGGCCGCGTCCTCGACGGTCTCGGCCGGCCGATCGACGGGCGGGGCCCGCTGCGCGACGTGCGCCGCGTGCCCGTCGACCACGCTGCACCGCACCCGCTCGAGCGCGCCCGCGTCGCCGAGCCCCTCCATCTCGGCGTGCGCGTCCTCGACACCCTCACGTCCGTCGGCCGCGGCCAGCGCATCGGACTGTTCGCCGGCTCGGGCGTCGGCAAGTCGACGCTCCTGTCGATGGTTGCGCGCGGCACCGAGGCCGAGGTCTCCGTCATCGCGCTCGTCGGCGAGCGCGGCCGTGAGGTCCGCGAGTTCCTCGAGGACGATCTCGGCCCGGAGGGCCTCGCCCGGTCGGTCGTCGTCGTCGCGACGAGCGACCAGCCCGCGCTCGTGCGCCGCCGTTCCGCGTTCGTCGCGACCCGCATCGCCGAGGACCTGCGCGACCAGGGCCGCCATGCCGTACTCATGATGGACTCCCTCACGCGCGTCGCCATGGCCCAGCGCGAGATCGGGCTGTCAGTCGGCGAGCCGCCCGCGACGCGCGGCTACCCGCCGTCGACGTTCTCCGTCCTCGCCGAGCTCCTCGAGCGTGCCGGCACGGGCGTGGCCGGCTCCGTCACAGGCATCTACACGGTGCTCGTCGACGGCGACGACCACAACGAGCCCATCGCGGACGCGGCCCGCTCGATCCTCGACGGTCACGTCGTCCTCGACCGTCGCCTCGCGACCGCCGGGCACTTCCCGGCCGTCGACGCGCTCGGCTCGATCTCCCGAGTCGCCTCGCGCGTCACGGACGCCGCGCAGCGCGGCGACGCGACCGAGCTGCGGCGCGTCATGGCGGCCCGTCGAAGCGTCCAGGACCTCGTCGACGTCGGCGCGTACGTCGCGGGTGCCAACCCGCTCGTCGACGCGGCGCTCGCGCACTCCGACGAGATCGACGACTTCCTGCGCCAGCCCGTCGAGGCCGCTGCGACCGCAGCGGACTCCTGGCAGCGCCTCGCCGAGCTGGTCGAACGACTCGGGACCCGGAGGGCGGCCGCATGA
- the fliE gene encoding flagellar hook-basal body complex protein FliE encodes MIDAVSAIGTTPTRYLGDDALAAIGTTVSPARPVAASSGDGGFGGVLVGALDELRATQETSDALAVRSVTGDLQDVHQYTIASSQAALMLELTATVRTKAVDAFNEIMRMQA; translated from the coding sequence ATGATCGACGCCGTCTCCGCGATCGGCACCACGCCGACCCGCTATCTCGGCGACGACGCGCTCGCCGCGATCGGCACCACCGTCAGCCCCGCCCGTCCCGTCGCCGCGTCCAGCGGCGACGGCGGCTTCGGCGGCGTGCTCGTCGGCGCGCTCGACGAGCTGCGCGCCACGCAGGAGACGTCCGACGCCCTCGCGGTCCGCTCCGTCACCGGAGACCTCCAGGACGTCCACCAGTACACGATCGCCTCGTCGCAGGCCGCGCTCATGCTCGAGCTCACCGCGACCGTCCGCACCAAGGCGGTCGACGCCTTCAACGAGATCATGAGGATGCAGGCCTGA
- a CDS encoding flagellar basal body rod protein FlgC, translating to MTIFGAIGIASTGLTVHRKWLDAVSDNLTNVNNATSSDESAFRARYIVAGEMAGGGVEVRGTVLGPAEGRLVHEPTHPLADEDGYVRYPEIDMSSQMTQLIMAQRGYQASATVVDRAKETYEAALQIGRS from the coding sequence ATGACGATCTTCGGAGCGATCGGCATCGCGAGCACGGGGCTCACCGTCCACCGCAAGTGGCTCGATGCGGTGAGCGACAACCTCACGAACGTCAACAACGCCACCTCGTCCGACGAGAGCGCCTTCCGCGCCCGCTACATCGTCGCCGGCGAGATGGCGGGAGGGGGGGTGGAGGTCCGTGGCACGGTCCTCGGCCCGGCCGAGGGTCGCCTGGTCCACGAACCCACGCACCCGCTCGCGGACGAGGACGGTTACGTCCGCTACCCCGAGATCGACATGTCCTCCCAGATGACCCAGCTCATCATGGCGCAGCGCGGCTACCAGGCCTCCGCGACGGTCGTCGACCGTGCCAAGGAGACCTACGAGGCCGCGCTGCAGATCGGACGGTCCTGA
- a CDS encoding sigma-70 family RNA polymerase sigma factor — translation MFASNPSGTARLNDEQVELVETHLPLIGYHVNEIAARIPQHVSRDDLASAGSLALVRAAVAYDAATGVPFARYAAIRLRGALLDELRSMDWASRGTRSRVRRLATVTEELTAQLGRTPTREHLAQTLGVDVSEIDQTRDDAGRRVLSIEAFDGAVSDLLPDRAPDPEASVVATERLRYLRAAVAALPERLRLVVQLVYFEDRTVTEVAGVLGVTQSRVSQLRAEATSLMREALDAHLEAQGSGADEAHAGVAQRRRRAYVDAVGQTAAPARNDLAVLASRAAAVPAAHAAAVVARTARHLGAASAQTAGTLAALA, via the coding sequence ATGTTTGCCAGCAACCCCTCAGGCACCGCCCGTCTCAACGACGAGCAGGTGGAGCTCGTGGAGACCCATCTGCCTCTCATCGGCTACCACGTCAATGAGATCGCAGCGCGGATCCCGCAGCATGTCTCACGCGACGACCTCGCGTCGGCAGGCTCTCTCGCGCTCGTCCGCGCCGCAGTCGCCTACGACGCGGCGACCGGAGTCCCCTTCGCGCGCTATGCAGCGATCCGGCTGCGAGGTGCGCTGCTCGACGAGCTCCGCTCCATGGACTGGGCCTCGCGCGGCACCCGCTCCCGCGTCCGCCGGCTCGCCACCGTGACCGAGGAGCTCACCGCGCAGCTCGGTCGCACCCCCACCCGCGAACACCTCGCCCAGACGCTCGGCGTCGACGTGAGCGAGATCGACCAGACCCGCGACGACGCGGGCCGACGCGTCCTGTCGATCGAAGCGTTCGACGGTGCCGTGAGCGACCTCCTGCCCGATCGTGCCCCCGACCCCGAGGCGAGCGTCGTCGCGACGGAGAGGCTCCGGTACCTCCGCGCCGCCGTCGCCGCGCTCCCCGAACGGCTGCGCCTCGTCGTCCAGCTCGTCTACTTCGAGGACCGCACCGTCACCGAGGTCGCTGGCGTCCTCGGCGTCACCCAGTCGCGCGTGAGCCAGCTCCGTGCCGAGGCCACCTCCCTCATGCGCGAGGCCCTCGACGCCCACCTCGAGGCGCAGGGCTCCGGCGCCGACGAGGCGCACGCGGGCGTCGCGCAGCGCCGTCGCCGGGCCTACGTCGACGCCGTCGGTCAGACCGCGGCCCCCGCCCGCAACGACTTGGCGGTGCTTGCCTCGCGTGCGGCAGCCGTCCCGGCCGCCCACGCCGCCGCCGTCGTCGCACGCACCGCGCGGCACCTCGGTGCCGCATCGGCACAGACGGCCGGCACGCTCGCAGCGCTCGCCTGA
- a CDS encoding flagellin, whose translation MALSINTNVAALNAYRNLSSTQSDLSRSLEKLSSGLRINRAADDAAGLAISEGMRAQIGGTKQAVRNAQDGISVVQTAEGALTETHSILQRMRTLSVQAANDGGLNDAAKGNIQDEMNELKTELTRIADTTKFNGKALLDGSYTGSFQVGANTSAADKITVDLTGGSMSAAGLGVDGVDITASASSITADVDLFAATAPTGTGALEITTGSGTTTLDLDLTGWATGGTSADAKTNQGILDAALKDAVKNTNFSANVDSFGKVTVAGGGITGATVAGETGAAAAAGGGADAAINAIDTAISNVSKTRSQLGAVQNRFDHTINNLNVAAENLSASESRIRDTDMAAEMVNFTRSQILSQAGTAMLAQAKSIPQSVLQLLQ comes from the coding sequence ATGGCTCTCTCGATCAACACCAACGTCGCGGCGCTCAACGCCTACCGCAACCTCTCGAGCACGCAGAGCGACCTCTCGCGCTCGCTCGAGAAGCTCTCGTCGGGTCTCCGCATCAACCGCGCCGCCGACGACGCTGCGGGCCTCGCGATCTCCGAGGGCATGCGTGCCCAGATCGGCGGCACCAAGCAGGCCGTCCGCAACGCCCAGGACGGCATCTCCGTCGTCCAGACCGCTGAGGGTGCGCTCACCGAGACGCACTCCATCCTCCAGCGTATGCGCACCCTCTCCGTCCAGGCAGCGAACGACGGTGGTCTCAACGACGCCGCCAAGGGGAACATCCAGGACGAGATGAACGAGCTCAAGACCGAGCTCACGCGCATCGCCGACACCACGAAGTTCAACGGCAAGGCGCTGCTCGACGGCTCCTACACGGGCTCGTTCCAGGTCGGTGCCAACACCTCGGCCGCTGACAAGATCACGGTCGACCTCACGGGCGGCTCGATGAGCGCCGCGGGCCTCGGCGTCGACGGCGTCGACATCACCGCGTCCGCGTCCTCGATCACGGCGGACGTCGACCTCTTCGCGGCGACCGCCCCGACGGGCACCGGTGCGCTCGAGATCACCACAGGGTCCGGCACCACGACCCTCGACCTCGACCTCACGGGCTGGGCGACGGGCGGCACCTCCGCGGACGCCAAGACGAACCAGGGGATCCTCGACGCCGCCCTCAAGGACGCCGTGAAGAACACCAACTTCTCGGCGAACGTCGACTCCTTCGGCAAGGTCACCGTCGCGGGCGGCGGCATCACCGGCGCGACGGTCGCCGGTGAGACCGGCGCGGCTGCTGCTGCCGGCGGCGGTGCCGACGCGGCGATCAACGCGATCGACACTGCGATCAGCAACGTCTCCAAGACGCGTTCGCAGCTCGGTGCGGTCCAGAACCGCTTCGACCACACCATCAACAACCTCAACGTCGCGGCGGAGAACCTGTCCGCGTCGGAGAGCCGCATCCGCGACACGGACATGGCGGCGGAGATGGTGAACTTCACGCGCTCGCAGATCCTCTCGCAGGCGGGCACCGCGATGCTCGCCCAGGCGAAGTCGATCCCCCAGAGCGTCCTCCAGCTCCTCCAGTGA
- a CDS encoding FliH/SctL family protein, translated as MSAEQTFAPTQLPVVAAARTAEVRERARVAGHAAGWAAGARAAADAASLAAQRVAERAAAAEEDARARLGEALCTLGAASGAAAAREGGVVEDATATVVALALDLAVVVVGVELADDERSARAALARALAVPAPATPVAVRLHPADRALLRELCDTDELALPASVTLVDDASLERGDAVSELPTGHLDARLRPAVERLRTLLEEMLAEGEGLDELLAASGALTRGGAR; from the coding sequence ATGTCAGCTGAGCAGACGTTCGCGCCGACGCAGCTGCCGGTCGTCGCCGCCGCCCGGACCGCCGAGGTCCGCGAGCGGGCGCGCGTCGCTGGGCACGCTGCAGGCTGGGCGGCGGGCGCCCGTGCGGCGGCCGACGCGGCGTCGCTCGCGGCGCAGCGCGTCGCCGAGCGGGCCGCGGCCGCCGAGGAGGACGCCCGCGCACGCCTCGGCGAGGCTCTGTGCACGCTCGGCGCCGCGTCCGGCGCCGCTGCCGCCCGTGAGGGTGGCGTTGTCGAGGACGCGACCGCGACCGTCGTCGCGCTCGCGCTCGACCTCGCGGTGGTCGTCGTCGGCGTCGAGCTCGCCGACGACGAGCGGTCCGCCCGCGCGGCGCTCGCCCGGGCCCTCGCGGTGCCCGCGCCCGCGACGCCCGTCGCTGTGCGCCTCCACCCAGCTGACCGGGCGTTGCTGCGCGAGCTGTGCGACACCGACGAGCTCGCGCTCCCCGCGAGCGTCACGCTCGTCGACGACGCCTCGCTCGAACGAGGCGACGCCGTGAGCGAGCTGCCGACCGGCCACCTCGACGCGCGGCTGCGCCCCGCAGTCGAACGGTTGCGCACCCTGCTCGAGGAGATGCTCGCCGAGGGCGAGGGGCTCGACGAGCTCCTCGCCGCCTCGGGCGCGCTCACGCGGGGCGGTGCCCGATGA
- the fliS gene encoding flagellar export chaperone FliS: MTATATARRAQFLRESVLSASPERLVTMMYDRLVLDLERAGAAAEARDRSATVQHASHAQDILAELMSTLDLSFWDGAKELFALYTHLLTETMGATVTLDAARLATCRTHVAGLRDAWHGALHEINVEARGIPAPERTVGPRGDLGIA; the protein is encoded by the coding sequence GTGACCGCCACCGCCACCGCCCGCCGCGCACAGTTCCTGCGCGAGTCCGTGCTCTCCGCGAGCCCTGAGCGCCTCGTCACCATGATGTACGACCGCTTGGTCCTCGACCTCGAGCGTGCCGGCGCGGCCGCCGAGGCGCGCGACCGCTCCGCGACCGTGCAGCACGCGAGCCACGCGCAGGACATCCTCGCCGAGCTCATGTCGACCCTCGACCTCTCGTTCTGGGACGGCGCGAAGGAGCTCTTCGCGCTCTACACGCACCTGCTCACCGAGACGATGGGCGCGACGGTCACGCTCGACGCCGCGCGGCTCGCGACGTGCCGCACGCACGTCGCCGGGCTGCGCGACGCCTGGCACGGGGCGCTCCACGAGATCAACGTCGAGGCCCGGGGCATCCCGGCGCCCGAGCGGACCGTGGGACCGCGCGGCGACCTCGGCATCGCCTGA
- the fliG gene encoding flagellar motor switch protein FliG — protein MTVATTTAPAGGEATSVAAGPVEETPRPRPRPNIAGLSGTQRAALVLMQLGRDRAARILARLSDPEIEEVTAAIVRMERIDRDVVDAVIGEFHETMSVSQQVSRGGLGYATQLLEGAMGAEKAGEMLERLQTSLAGKPFEYLQQADARQVIALINGEHPQTVALVLAHLRPEHASQILTGLQPAMQAQVAHRIALMERAAPDIVAAVADALERKSASVLTPRESSAIGGVQPLVEIINRADPSTEKLILEGLEDRDADLADEVRSRMFVFADIVLLEDRALQLVMRGVDAPTLALALKGAGDAERDAVLRNMSERARTNLVEEIELLGPVRVSQVEEARSEIVQGIRRLEEAGQIVITREGEDEYVS, from the coding sequence ATGACCGTCGCCACCACGACCGCCCCGGCAGGCGGCGAGGCGACCTCCGTCGCCGCCGGACCCGTCGAGGAGACGCCACGGCCCCGGCCGCGGCCCAACATCGCGGGCCTCTCCGGCACGCAGCGCGCCGCGCTCGTCCTCATGCAGCTGGGCCGCGACCGCGCAGCCCGCATCCTCGCGCGTCTCTCGGATCCCGAGATCGAGGAGGTCACCGCCGCGATCGTCCGCATGGAGCGGATCGACCGCGACGTCGTCGACGCCGTCATCGGCGAGTTCCACGAGACGATGTCGGTGAGCCAGCAGGTCTCCCGCGGTGGCCTCGGCTACGCGACCCAGCTCCTCGAGGGCGCCATGGGTGCCGAGAAGGCCGGGGAGATGCTCGAGCGTCTCCAGACCTCGCTCGCCGGCAAGCCGTTCGAGTACCTCCAGCAGGCCGACGCACGCCAGGTCATCGCACTCATCAACGGTGAGCACCCGCAGACGGTCGCGCTCGTGCTCGCGCACCTGCGTCCCGAGCACGCCTCGCAGATCCTCACGGGCCTCCAGCCCGCGATGCAGGCGCAGGTCGCGCACCGCATCGCCCTCATGGAGCGTGCCGCGCCTGACATCGTCGCGGCCGTCGCTGACGCGCTCGAGCGCAAGTCCGCGTCCGTGCTCACACCGCGCGAGTCGTCCGCGATCGGCGGCGTGCAGCCGCTCGTCGAGATCATCAACCGTGCCGACCCGAGCACGGAGAAGCTCATCCTCGAGGGGCTCGAGGACCGCGACGCCGACCTGGCCGACGAGGTGCGCTCGCGCATGTTCGTCTTTGCCGACATCGTGCTGCTCGAGGACCGTGCGCTCCAGCTCGTCATGCGGGGCGTCGACGCCCCGACGCTCGCTCTCGCGCTCAAGGGCGCGGGCGACGCCGAGCGCGACGCCGTCCTGCGCAACATGTCCGAGCGTGCCCGCACGAACCTCGTCGAGGAGATCGAGCTGCTCGGCCCCGTCCGCGTCTCGCAGGTCGAGGAGGCGCGCTCGGAGATCGTCCAGGGCATCCGCCGCCTCGAGGAGGCCGGCCAGATCGTCATCACCCGCGAGGGCGAGGACGAGTATGTCAGCTGA